In Alteribacter lacisalsi, a genomic segment contains:
- a CDS encoding GNAT family N-acetyltransferase, protein MNWYDKLNQYFPVEEMKSREHMDLLLKEKKDIYKKDESEYHVLMYVEAKDFIFIDYLFVSKKARGKGIGKKLLDKLKQRNKPIILEVEPVDYEDTDTEKRQRFYKREGFEHAKSIGYRRRSLDTGEINEMEILYWSPTNESEESIYNKMRQTYETIHTYKDEELYGESYEETDKVFSFEEKDEKARPEA, encoded by the coding sequence ATGAACTGGTATGACAAGCTCAATCAGTATTTTCCGGTCGAAGAAATGAAATCCAGGGAGCATATGGATCTGCTTCTTAAGGAAAAGAAAGACATTTACAAGAAAGATGAAAGCGAATACCATGTACTTATGTATGTGGAAGCGAAGGATTTCATCTTCATCGACTACTTGTTCGTCTCTAAAAAAGCCCGCGGAAAAGGGATCGGTAAGAAGCTCCTTGACAAGCTCAAGCAGCGTAACAAACCGATTATCCTGGAAGTGGAACCGGTGGATTACGAGGATACGGATACAGAAAAACGCCAGCGGTTTTATAAACGTGAAGGTTTTGAGCACGCAAAATCCATCGGCTACCGGAGACGTTCTCTTGATACAGGAGAAATTAACGAAATGGAAATTCTCTACTGGTCACCGACGAACGAATCTGAAGAAAGCATCTATAATAAAATGAGACAGACATATGAAACGATTCATACGTACAAAGATGAAGAACTGTACGGAGAATCCTATGAGGAAACGGATAAAGTGTTCTCTTTTGAAGAAAAGGATGAAAAAGCTCGGCCGGAGGCATAA
- the spxA gene encoding transcriptional regulator SpxA → MVTLFTSPSCTSCRKAKAWLQEHDIAFVERNIFSEPLSVDEVKEVVRMTEDGTDEIISTRSKVFQELEVDINDMPLQDLFQLISDHPGLLRRPIILDEKRIQVGYNEAEIRRFLPRKVRTFQLQEAAKKLVNE, encoded by the coding sequence ATGGTAACGCTGTTCACATCGCCAAGTTGCACTTCATGCCGAAAAGCTAAAGCATGGCTTCAGGAGCACGATATCGCATTTGTGGAACGTAACATCTTTTCCGAACCATTATCAGTGGATGAAGTGAAAGAGGTGGTCCGTATGACAGAAGACGGCACCGACGAAATTATCTCCACACGATCCAAAGTCTTCCAGGAGCTTGAAGTAGATATTAATGATATGCCTCTTCAGGACCTGTTTCAGCTGATCAGTGATCATCCCGGGCTTCTGCGTCGTCCGATTATTCTGGACGAAAAACGCATTCAGGTCGGGTACAACGAAGCTGAAATCCGCCGGTTCCTGCCGCGGAAAGTACGTACATTCCAGCTTCAGGAAGCTGCCAAAAAGCTCGTAAACGAATAA
- the mecA gene encoding adaptor protein MecA → MEIERVNDTTLKFFITYKDIEKRGFDKDEIWYNRERGEELFFEMMNEANDQENFEIDGPLWVQVHALERGLEVIVTRGQVNDGNVKLEIPVGDEKDDQSVDDNIADMLEGRLRTDDDGEKELTLSIVIGFNDFEDVISLSKAFNEEVETSLYHFEGRYYIYVTLDERFTDEIQDNHLSRMLEYGYESDITIHRIREYGKEIVGENALEVISGQFD, encoded by the coding sequence ATGGAGATCGAACGCGTAAATGATACAACGCTAAAATTTTTCATCACATATAAAGATATAGAAAAACGCGGTTTTGACAAGGACGAAATCTGGTATAACCGCGAGCGCGGTGAAGAGCTTTTCTTTGAAATGATGAATGAAGCAAACGACCAGGAAAACTTTGAAATTGATGGTCCACTCTGGGTTCAGGTTCATGCTCTTGAACGCGGTCTGGAAGTCATTGTTACCCGGGGGCAGGTAAATGATGGAAACGTCAAGCTTGAAATCCCTGTGGGGGATGAAAAAGATGATCAGAGTGTGGATGACAACATTGCTGATATGCTTGAAGGGCGGCTTCGCACCGACGACGACGGGGAAAAGGAACTCACCCTCAGCATTGTCATCGGCTTTAATGATTTTGAAGACGTGATCAGCCTCAGTAAGGCATTTAATGAAGAGGTGGAAACGAGCCTGTACCATTTTGAAGGCCGTTACTATATCTACGTGACACTGGACGAACGCTTTACTGATGAAATACAGGATAATCACCTGAGCCGCATGCTGGAGTACGGTTATGAGTCGGACATCACCATTCACCGTATTCGTGAATACGGAAAAGAAATTGTAGGGGAGAATGCCCTCGAAGTAATCAGCGGACAATTTGACTAG
- a CDS encoding TerC family protein has translation MNSDFFVALLTIIGIDLILGGDNAIVVAMACRKLPPHLRNKAITIGIVFAIAARGLLTVIAIHLLSIPYLMGIGGVLLLYIAYRLLTADEGGAAITGAASMAGAIRTIVVADVVMGFDNVLAVAGAADGNIILVFIGLLISVPILIWGSRLILWAMKKVPSILYMGAAVLTFTASGMIAHESFIYFWLLYHGLSVFAFSCVMITVVLAAGWLRNRISRVIIIRT, from the coding sequence TTGAATTCAGATTTTTTTGTCGCTTTGCTGACCATTATTGGAATAGATCTGATTCTTGGCGGTGACAATGCGATCGTTGTGGCGATGGCCTGCCGCAAACTTCCCCCTCATTTAAGAAATAAAGCCATTACAATCGGAATTGTGTTCGCGATTGCTGCCAGAGGCTTGTTAACCGTTATTGCCATTCATTTATTGTCTATACCTTATTTAATGGGAATCGGCGGTGTTTTATTACTCTATATTGCGTACAGACTGCTTACTGCTGACGAAGGTGGTGCCGCCATAACCGGAGCAGCCAGTATGGCTGGTGCGATCAGGACAATCGTAGTTGCGGATGTGGTCATGGGTTTTGATAACGTCCTTGCTGTTGCAGGAGCAGCTGACGGAAACATCATCCTGGTCTTTATTGGACTGCTGATCAGTGTGCCAATTCTCATTTGGGGAAGCCGGTTGATTTTGTGGGCAATGAAGAAAGTCCCCTCCATCTTGTATATGGGTGCCGCTGTCCTGACGTTCACAGCTTCGGGAATGATTGCTCACGAATCCTTTATCTATTTCTGGCTGTTATACCACGGCTTGTCCGTTTTCGCATTTTCATGTGTAATGATTACCGTTGTTCTGGCTGCAGGATGGCTTCGTAACCGGATCAGCAGAGTTATCATTATCCGAACGTGA
- the cls gene encoding cardiolipin synthase has translation MLKRLQVILFLAIIVGALFLTQAYWEGWLVGWASIFFSLTAFFIGVVIFFENRNPTRTLTWLIVLGVFPVLGFVFYLMFGQNYRKRKSFTKKAIMDEQAFYKIEGNRPLDEEQLGMMGGNQQKLFRLAHRLANNPISFQTDTRVLTDGKETFAHIKRALNAAEDHIHMEYYIVRDDGLGREIKDILMKKAKEGVEVRFLFDAVGCWKLPKGYINELREAGVEMVSFSPVRLPFFTNKINYRNHRKIIVVDTNYAFIGGLNIGDEYLGKSSYFGHWRDTHLMVRGEAVRSLQLIFLRDWYYATGETALKPGYLSPSLPDTEHTGGVQMIASGPDSRWEVIKKLFFTMITSARKSIWIASPYFIPDEDMLSAIKIAALGGIDVRILVPSRPDKRIVFHASRSYFPELLDAGVKIYEYHRGFMHSKIIIVDNEIASIGTANMDMRSFHLNFEVNAFLYKTRSVEALASDFIYDMEHSNVIRKDTFIRRSFFYKIIESTSRLLSPLL, from the coding sequence ATGTTAAAAAGACTTCAGGTTATTCTTTTTCTTGCAATTATCGTAGGAGCATTGTTTTTGACACAGGCATACTGGGAAGGCTGGCTTGTGGGATGGGCTTCAATTTTCTTTTCACTCACGGCGTTTTTTATCGGCGTTGTGATCTTCTTTGAAAATCGGAACCCGACAAGAACGCTTACGTGGCTGATTGTTCTTGGCGTATTTCCGGTACTCGGCTTTGTTTTTTATCTGATGTTCGGACAGAATTACCGGAAACGAAAATCGTTTACAAAAAAAGCGATTATGGATGAGCAGGCCTTTTATAAAATTGAGGGGAACCGACCTCTTGATGAAGAACAGCTCGGAATGATGGGGGGAAATCAGCAGAAGCTGTTCCGCCTGGCACACCGGCTTGCGAACAATCCTATTTCTTTTCAGACGGACACGAGAGTGCTGACGGATGGAAAAGAAACCTTTGCCCACATCAAGCGGGCGCTGAATGCTGCGGAAGATCATATTCATATGGAGTATTACATTGTGCGTGATGACGGTTTGGGCCGGGAGATTAAGGATATTCTCATGAAAAAAGCGAAAGAAGGGGTGGAAGTCCGCTTCTTATTTGACGCTGTCGGCTGCTGGAAGCTTCCGAAAGGATACATAAATGAACTTCGTGAAGCCGGAGTGGAAATGGTCTCTTTTTCACCCGTGAGGCTGCCGTTTTTTACGAACAAAATTAATTACCGGAATCACAGAAAAATCATTGTAGTGGACACGAACTATGCCTTTATCGGGGGCTTGAATATCGGAGACGAATATCTGGGTAAAAGCAGTTACTTCGGTCACTGGCGGGACACTCACCTGATGGTCAGGGGGGAGGCAGTCAGAAGCCTGCAGCTGATTTTTCTCAGAGACTGGTATTATGCCACTGGAGAGACCGCTCTTAAGCCAGGATATCTGAGTCCCTCATTGCCGGATACTGAACACACCGGTGGTGTCCAGATGATCGCCAGCGGTCCCGACAGTCGCTGGGAGGTTATTAAAAAGCTTTTCTTCACTATGATCACTTCTGCAAGAAAATCGATCTGGATTGCTAGCCCCTACTTCATACCGGATGAAGACATGCTGTCGGCTATTAAAATTGCAGCACTGGGCGGTATCGATGTAAGGATTCTCGTTCCGAGCAGACCGGATAAGCGGATTGTGTTTCACGCTTCACGGTCCTATTTTCCCGAGCTGCTTGATGCTGGCGTCAAAATTTACGAGTATCACCGGGGATTTATGCACAGTAAGATCATTATCGTTGATAACGAAATTGCGTCGATCGGGACAGCGAACATGGATATGCGCAGTTTTCATCTCAACTTTGAAGTGAATGCTTTCCTGTATAAGACAAGAAGCGTGGAAGCCCTTGCCAGTGATTTTATCTACGACATGGAGCACTCAAACGTCATTCGCAAGGACACATTTATCCGGCGTTCCTTTTTTTACAAAATCATCGAATCCACATCGCGTCTGCTCTCCCCGCTGTTGTAA